The genomic DNA TTACCAAGCGAAGGAGTCTTCCATGCTTCAAGTCTTAAAAGCCCATGAAACTTAACAAGCGTAGCTTCATAATCAAGTGTCAACGTCTTTgagattttgatatgttttttttctattatctATAGTATCTCaagttttaaagttttgtttgcGTTTATTCTTTTTGAACTCTGATTTTCAATAATTGAGTTGAAGTTGacatgcaacaaaaaaaaaaaaaaacagcttatAGACTTCTATGTCTCTAGGTTTTGAACCCCATGTACCATATCAAATAACTGAATAAGtttcagtttgtttttcttttttaagaaagGGAGTTAACCTAAATCTTTTAATAACTCACTAactaaccaaagaaaaaaaagaaggagaaatgatattttctatataaactaGAATAGTTAGTCTATCcttattttttacacctattaaaaaaaaaacacaacacttATTCTATTATTccttctgtttcacaaagagtgtcattttgacacatttcacacaaattaagaaaagtttgaattataGATGTTTGCCTTTATTTAATAAGTGATTAATGAtctaaattcaatgaaaatagttttaggtttagggataaaaaaaaaatttagcattaaaacactcattggaaatgtaaaatgatattctttatgaaacaaaattttttctccagaatgatattttttgtgaaacagagggaatatttttttaatagtttctccttcttcaccatcaCATGTTCTCAACCACTTTACCTTGTCACCACGaccataaaatataaaataaaaaacagaaacgTTAAAATACTTGAACCAAGGGATGGTCAATTGGCTTTAACCCAATTGTAATGAAGATAAATTATTTCTCTTACCGACAACACTAAAGCGACGGATTTGGGTTTAGTTGATGGGTCCATTCAAAGATTCTACTGTATATACACactaaaaaatatctataataatatataaaaactttatgaCTATGACTAggaatttggatttttcttttagatctttttataactttaaatagtatttttcttaaaatacatttatttctgAACATACAGAGAAGCTTGAGAAACTAAGTGATGCTtctaaattagaaaaatgattAGACAGCAGGACACCTAGGAGTTATGACTGAGAAATAAGCAAATTAGTTGCATTAAACAGAGCCTGATAATGAAAAGACCTTTTAGAGTGGTACCAGACAATGCATTTGTTTTGTAGGTGAaataatgtgtgtgtgtgtgggggGGGGGATTTATGAACTTTCTGAACGCAGAAACACAAACCTAGAGCCGTGCCAAAGTATTTTGATGGCATAGGCAATAATTATGGTTTAATATATAACCAACATAATATAAGGTATATCcgtatatataatgttttcattttttaaataagtttataaaattttaagtaaaaacttgtaaaatcacaattaaaaaaaaaattatcaaaaacaagcacaaaatattatacaacaaaataatGTAGAAatgttaacaaacaaaatatagttaTGCTGATATACAAAATGTaatatgtagtatatatataataattaataaaattcaacaaagatGAATAACTAAAAAGAAGTTGGTAAGaagtaaaataagaaaaattaatgaaaaaaacaaagaggatACAATAACAGGAAAGAAGTATTCATAACCTTGATTTTAGTTTATGTGTGGGCATTTAAGTTTCCTTGATTTTAGGATTTCGTTAGACTACTACTTTCCTTTATTATTTGTAttaatttctctaattttaCTAATTCGGTAATACCCATACCACTAAGCACTAGCAATAATTATagcttcttaatttttttcaaaaatgtgaTGCCGCAGGCGAATGTTTCTACTTTTTGTGAGTAGAATCTTTAACTCAGCATACTGTACCAAATTCAGAAATAGTCGACCCAACAGACACCCTTTTTTGTAGTTAACTATCTCAAACCAATGGACTCTTAAGAGAATATATTATAACACCATGAACATGTAAAGCCAACACGAGAAGACCAAATAAACATGTCTGACatatacaagaaagaaaaaaaaattaacttaggGGTCGAGATCAGCAGGAGATTCATTAGAGTTCATGCGTTGAGTTGGGTGGGTCAACCATGAACGGTACTAAACGTTTGCACTTTACTATACTATTATActattatatgtatattaggTGTTAGTTCACGCTACGCATAGAGTAGTTTCTTACATAATcgctattttatttttaaaaaataatattaattaacatattattattattttgttttttggtgtatattaaaatttaaagactacgtagtataaaaaaaatcaaatattcttttgatgataatatatttagtataattAAGTCATATTGTATCTTAGATGCCATatgccatatatttttgtagttgtaaTCATATTTCAAAATGACTGTAAtacatatttcataaaatttattttgtagtgttagttatgcatatttttttttatttatgctaATAGCTTAAAGAAATTTAAGATGTTTCATTTAAGAGATTCATacacattttttcaatttttattttatttatataaaaataaaatatttctttcatATTGATTGCCTTAAgcttagaaattttaaaaataagtatgaatagattagaaaggcaagaaatatgaaaaaaatattttctgtttattggttgattttcaattaatgctttctaattttttattctttttatgtatataaaaaatcaaactttactTTTATGTTTACGATTTATTTTAGTTGAGTGTCTTATATAGACATGCCATTTTCTATTACAACCATCTAAACTAAAgacaccaaaacaaacaagaagaaatgGCTAGCTCCGAAGCTCTCCTCTTGCCCGTAACCTACCCACAAGATCCACTATCCAAATCAAGATCCAACCCGATCCCCGAGACCAGCCGGAGAAGACCCATCAAAGTACTTATCGCTGTCTTTTCCAGTTTGATCTTGATAGCTTTGTACGTTGCTCTCACCGACACACACGAAGGTTCCAATGATGAAACAGCGACGGAGTCACGTGCTAGTTTGGCCGGTGTATCGGAGAAGGACAACGAACGGTTTTGGAAAGTTTCTGGTCGGAAAAGGGAAACGTTCCCGTGGAATGATACTATGTTGTCGTGGCAACACACGGTGTTTCATTTCCAGCCTGAGAAACATTGGATGAACGGTATGAACAAAAAAGATAACCATTTTATTAGCTATGAAATAGTTTATTAACTAATCAttattgattttcttatataaatgtAGCTAAAAtgtgtttcattttcttttttttcccataCAAATTTAAAGAATATTCAAGTTCCTTTTTAcctataaatttatattacattactattatatatgtttgatcaaaaaaaaaaaaaactattatatattaattgtgaCGCAAGAGCCATACACAGTACGATATTCTAAATTTTACactaatatcataatttttgaatatttattttaagttatgttatatataaGACTTGAAATTTTCATTGATAaattcttctttccctttttgttttggCGTTTTTTTACTCTGGCGTCTATCAATGGCTAATTTCTGGCTTCTTCGTTTACAGATCCTAATGGTAAGCTCCTGATTCTACTCtctcttaaatatttttcattactTATAGttctttctaaaaatcaaaCTCTAAACGTCTAGTCAATATCATATAAACTTAGGCTATGATATagatactcaaaaaaaaaaaatcaaaatcttaacCACTAGGAGTAGAATTTTCCACCATCAACTTTATCAGAAACTTATTActtaattatatgaaaaatcGTCTAGtcaatatcatatatatctcCAGGCTAAATTATTGGAAGATATATGACAACGTGAATCGTCTTTTGCGGACCACAATAGGCAATTATCAATTTACACCtaaaaagctttttgtttttaacccaATTGTAAATAAGACACTCATTGCTTGCCATGTTGCCCATTTGTGTATGACACTCTATTTGTGATATATAGATTGGGTAACGATATATTTGTTTCCATTTGTTTGTGGTCTCAATTCGATCCAAAAATTCGAATATACATAACGTTATTCTATAGAGTTAagcatataaaaaaacaatactcattaaaaacagaacaaattataaatattaatattaggaAGAAAGGTGaaaactaaagtaaaaataaaaaattcacaacaaaactgcctttaaatatatgtataatatatatatgtactatatgtatatctatattatatataatttgtggcCTAAAGCATGAATATTCATATGTTTTATGGTGGGGCTACACGCCTGCCGCCTGGTATTGCTGATGTGTGTACTCATTGTCAATATAAAAGTgcatgaaatttcaaaattagtgGGAAAACATACATCTTAGATGATTAGGACTTAGGAGTAgtagtttgttcaaaaaaaaaaaagaaagatgattttATACCCTTTTCTTATGTAAAATTTAGACTTTAAATAACACATGGCTATGCTTTTATACCCTTTTCTTATGTAAAATTTAGACtttaaatagatatttttactttaattttttcccCGGGATAACaactaacaaataatatattttggcCCTGGTGTCTATAAAGTCATTATGTTACGTTTACACAAATTTTATTGTAACCCGAAAATGAAATGTTAAACATGTGCCAGGTCCGTTGTTCTATAAGGGATGGTACCATTTCTTCTACCAACACAACCCATATGGAACCGTATGGGGTAACATTGTTTGGGGTCACGCCGTGTCAAAGGACCTTATTCACTGGCTTTACCTCCCAATAGCCATGGTTCCTGACCAATGGTACGACGTTAACGGCGTTATAACCGGTTCAGCCACTTTCCTTGACGATGGCTCCATTGTCATGCTCTACACCGGTATCACGGGCGAATTTGTACAGGTATTGATTTTTCAGAAgcagtggtttttttttttttaccaaccaGATATTTGTTTCAGGATATGATATTAGAAATGtgaataatttacaaaaataaacaactCTTTTACAAACCATGTAGTTCGTACGTACTCTTCTTTTCACATTCGTATCTGGTTGCACTAATTAAAAAGACACCATAATTGGTTGCactactttatttattttccttttaaaataatatggcTATATACTTTTgtattgttttctaaaaaaatcatttcaataTAAAATTGGTCGGACCAATCAATcactaatataataatatgattatttaagGTTCAAAACCTTGCTTATCCCGAGGACCCTAGCGACCCCCTTTTGTTGAAATGGGTCAAGTTCTCCGGCAACCCGATTCTGTTACCTCCTCCAGGTATTGGCGCAAAGGACTTCCGTGACCCGACAACGGCATGGAAGACATCATCCGGAAAATGGCGGATCGCCATCGGCTCCAAAATCAATAGAACTGGAGTGTCTCTTCTTTACGACACTACAGATTTCAAAACCTACGAGCTACTTGATACCTTGCTGCACCAAGTCTCCAACACCGGAGAGTGGGAGTGCGTTGATTTTTACCCGGTGTCGAAGACTGAAGTCATTGGGCTTGACACTTCAGTCAAGGGACCAGACGTGAAGCATGTCGTGAAGGCTAGCATGGACGATACTAGAATGGACCTTTATGCCATTGGAACGTATTTTGATTCAAACGCTACATGGATCCCTGATAANNNNNNNNNNNNNNNNNNNNNNNNNNNNNNNNNNNNNNNNNNNNNNNNNNNNNNNNNNNNNNNNNNNNNNNNNNNNNNNNNNNNNNNNNNNNNNNNNNNNNNNNNNNNNNNNNNNNNNNNNNNNNNNNNNNNNNNNNNNNNNNNNNNNNNNNNNNNNNNNNNNNNNNNNNNNNNNNNNNNNNNNNNNNNNNNNNNNNNNNNNNNNNNNNNNNNNNNNNNNNNNNNNNNNNNNNNNNNNNNNNNNNNNNNNNNNNNNNNNNNNNNNNNNNNNNNNNNNNNNNNNNNNNNNNNNNNNNNNNNNNNNNNNNNNNNNNNNNNNNNNNNNNNNNNNNNNNNNNNNNNNNNNNNNNNNNNNNNNNNNNNNNNNNNNNNNNNNNNNNNNNNNNNNNNNNNNNNNNNNNNNNNNNNNNNNNNNNNNNNNNNNNNNNNNNNNNNNNNNNNNNNNNNNNNNNNNNNNNNNNNNNNNNNNNNNNNNNNNNNNNNNNNNNNNNNNNNNNNNNNNNNNNNNNNNNNNNNNNNNNNNNNNNNNNNNNNNNNNNNNNNNNNNNNNNNNNNNNNNNNNNNNNNNNNNNNNNNNNNNNNNNNNNNNNNNNNNNNNNNNNNNNNNNNNNNNNNNNNNNNNNNNNNNNNNNNNNNNNNNNNNNNNNNNNNNNNNNNNNNNNNNNNNNNNNNNNNNNNNNNNNNNNNNNNNNNNNNNNNNNNNNNNNNNNNNNNNNNNNNNNNNNNNNNNNNNNNNNNNNNNNNNNNNNNNNNNNNNNNNNNNNNNNNNNNNNNNNNNNNNNNNNNNNNNNNNNNNNNNNNNNNNNNNNNNNNNNNNNNNNNNNNNNNNNNNNNNNNNNNNNNNNNNNNNNNNNNNNNNNNNNNNNNNNNNNNNNNNNNNNNNNNNNNNNNNNNNNNNNNNNNNNNNNNNNNNNNNNNNNNNNNNNNNNNNNNNNNNNNNNNNNNNNNNNNNNNNNNNNNNNNNNNNNNNNNNNNNNNNNNNNNNNNNNNNNNNNNNNNNNNNNNNNNNNNNNNNNNNNNNNNNNNNNNNNNNNNNNNNNNNNNNNNNNNNNNNNNNNNNNNNNNNNNNNNNNNNNNNNNNNNNNNNNNNNNNNNNNNNNNNNNNNNNNNNNNNNNNNNNNNNNNNNNNNNNNNNNNNNNNNNNNNNNNNNNNNNNNNNNNNNNNNNNNNNNNNNNNNNNNNNNNNNNNNNNNNNNNNNNNNNNNNNNNNNNNNNNNNNNNNNNNNNNNNNNNNNNNNNNNNNNNNNNNNNNNNNNNNNNNNNNNNNNNNNNNNNNNNNNNNNNNNNNNNNNNNNNNNNNNNNNNNNNNNNNNNNNNNNNNNNNNNNNNNNNNNNNNNNNNNNNNNNNNNNNNNNNNNNNNNNNNNNNNNNNNNNNNNNNNNNNNNNNNNNNNNNNNNNNNNNNNNNNNNNNNNNNNNNNNNNNNNNNNNNNNNNNNNNNNNNNNNNNNNNNNNNNNNNNNNNNNNNNNNNNNNNNNNNNNNNNNNNNNNNNNNNNNNNNNNNNNNNNNNNNNNNNNNNNNNNNNNNNNNNNNNNNNNNNNNNNNNNNNNNNNNNNNNNNNNNNNNNNNNNNNNNNNNNNNNNNNNNNNNNNNNNNNNNNNNNNNNNNNNNNNNNNNNNNNNNNNNNNNNNNNNNNNNNNNNNNNNNNNNNNNNNNNNNNNNNNNNNNNNNNNNNNNNNNNNNNNNNNNNNNNNNNNNNNNNNNNNNNNNNNNNNNNNNNNNNNNNNNNNNNNNNNNNNNNNNNNNNNNNNNNNNNNNNNNNNNNNNNNNNNNNNNNNNNNNNNNNNNNNNNNNNNNNNNNNNNNNNNNNNNNNNNNNNNNNNNNNNNNNNNNNNNNNNNNNNNNNNNNNNNNNNNNNNNNNNNNNNNNNNNNNNNNNNNNNNNNNNNNNNNNNNNNNNNNNNNNNNNNNNNNNNNNNNNNNNNNNNNNNNNNNNNNNNNNNNNNNNNNNNNNNNNNNNNNNNNNNNNNNNNNNNNNNNNNNNNNNNNNNNNNNNNNNNNNNNNNNNNNNNNNNNNNNNNNNNNNNNNNNNNNNNNNNNNNNNNNNNNNNNNNNNNNNNNNNNNNNNNNNNNNNNNNNNNNNNNNNNNNNNNNNNNNNNNNNNNNNNNNNNNNNNNNNNNNNNNNNNNNNNNNNNNNNNNNNNNNNNNNNNNNNNNNNNNNNNNNNNNNNNNNNNNNNNNNNNNNNNNNNNNNNNNNNNNNNNNNNNNNNNNNNNNNNNNNNNNNNNNNNNNNNNNNNNNNNNNNNNNNNNNNNNNNNNNNNNNNNNNNNNNNNNNNNNNNNNNNNNNNNNNNNNNNNNNTGATTACAAAGTCCATCTAACAAAATGTTGTATGTCATGATATTGGGAGGCACACCATCATTATTCATCTGTTTGAATACCAATTGGGCCTTTTCACAATCATTAGCTTGAAAAAATCCTTGGATAAGAGTGGTGTAAGTGACTGTGTTGCCAACCAACACTCTCTGAGAAATCTCACGGAAGACTTCCATAGCATCATCTACCCTTTTACACTTGCAAAATCCCTTTATAAGAGTATTATATGTCACTATGTTTGGGAGGCAATCCTTGCTAACCATCAAAGAGAACATCTGCTTAGCCTCGTTTAGGCGATCGTGCATGCAAAACCCGTTGATCAATGAATTGAACGTGACAATATTAGGATCTATAGACCTTTTGATCATCTCCTCGTACAATTTCTCAGCCTCTGTAAGCTTCCCCTCCTTCACAAACGCATCGATCAATGCGCTGAAAGTGACTACATCAGGGTTGACTTTCCTCTCAATCATATCTCTAAGTAGTTGAGACGCATCATTCCATCTTCCGTAATGACAAAGGCAACTTACGAGGGAGCTGTAGGTCACAACATCCGGTCTAAttcctttcttctccatttcgTTGAAAAGGTTGAGCGCATCATTCACGTGTCTATATCTGCAAAGACTATCAATGATTGTGGTGTAGATTACAACACCAGGATCTACTTTTCCTCCCTCCATCTTCTTGAGAAGATGTAAAGCCAAATCAATGTCACCTCTCTTACATAATCCGTTTACCACCACACCATAAGTAACCAGATTTGGTTGACAACCTTTCTCAGCCATCCGATCAACTAAAGCCACAGCTTCAGAAGCTTTGTTGTGGAGAAAAAGGCCATGAATCAGAGTTGTAAATGTCACCGTATTGGGTTCATATCCCATTTCCACCATCTGATCAACCAAAGCTACCACATCTGAAATCCGTTTACCATGACAGAAACCATTGACAAGAGAAGAAAGCGTGACAATGCTAGGCTCATAGccgagtttcatcatcttccccTAACAGCTAAAGCAAGAGAGAGCTGAGACCGCCGGCAAAAactgttaataaaaatattatatgaatagAGATCATGTGAAATTCCCAGTTTCTGCATCTTCTCCCCCAAGGAGATGACAACATCAAACTTCTTCATCTTAGCAATTGCAGTCAACAATTTGTTAAAATCAACAGTGGAAGGGCGTGGACGAGACTTGACCATTTCACCGAACAGATCAATCGCATCGTCTAACTTAATATCACTTCTACTCAGTTTCTCTCTGAAATCAGAAAGAGATCGAACCCAGCAAAGGAGAAACGAGGGAGAAGCAGTTCCAGTCTTACCTTTCCACAGAGCAAATCTCTTCGCCGTCGATCCAATTGCAAATCTCATCTTCTCGATTTGGTTTCGAGAAGAAAAGAGTGACTGACTGCTTTAACCTGAagatcgattttttttgttttaacctaAAGATAAGATATCATCTCCGATTTTAATAAACCGACCGGTTCACTCTGACTACTCTGGTACGGTTTGGTTTATTATGTGGAAAGAACAAGACAGAGAAGTAAAACCCCTggtttagaaatcgctaggcgctagtcgggcggaTGGATTAGGCCTAGCGCCTAccgagaaaatcggagattaaacggggattaatcggggactattTTTAGGGTTattctattaaatttataataaaataagatatatagtactaaatatatgtataattctgtttatgtgaaaaaaaaaatataacataaaatataaaactatagtattatttttaaaatgacagtaaatacataaaaacgtaatttgttttaaaaaaatatgattttagttAATAGTTTGtatattagttattgtaaaacatcataaatttgtaatttcaatgtctaaataacaaaaaatatatatatttgatttatatttggcttcaAAAATAATTGGTATATACAAAATGAAGCGGAAAGTAATCGGATTGGATGGTATAATCGGATAACCGATGTTaggcggggattagtcattaatcgaggcggagaAGGTGGGCCTAACGATTTTGCGGGGCTTAATCAGTGCTAggcggagatttttaaaacagagagTAAAACCCACCCATCGCtttacaaacacaaaaagagattttcaaaggaacaaaaaatacaaatgaaaGCTGTTAGCAAATagatttgaaaatgaaaagcCTTTTCAATGATTGCTTTGTTTCCACAATTATACTTTTCAGTTTAATTAAATCTTACACAACAGTTTTTTGGCTACTCTACGACAAAAACTGAGGTGTCCAAGGTTTTTACTACGAAGATTTTACAACTTCATTGCTTACAAAGTGAGTGTCAATCATTAGGAATAACAAAAGAATCCATCTGGATTACAACATCATGGCTTTCTCTAATCTCTCGCAAAGCATTTTTTCCTTCAATGATAAGCTTGAGAGAAACCAAGTGATGCTCAGTCTTCCTCAAACTGAGCCAAATGCATATTTTCCCTACATTCCTCTGCTTTTCATGCATTGCGTAGCCAAACCAAAGACTACTTAACAAAATGTTATAGGTCCAAATATCGGGAGAGACACCAAAAGAATCCTTTTTGAGCTTTATCAACATCGCCTGCTTGGAAAAATCCTTGGATAAAGAGTGTTGTAAGTGACTGTATTGCTAACTAATCCTCTCTGAGACATCTCACGGAACAGTTTCATCCCATCATCCTCTACTCTCCTCGCCTTAGAAGATCCATTAATAAGAGTGTTGTAACTCATTACATCTGGTAAAATACAAAGCCCATTTGGTTGAAAACATGAAGCAGTTCACAAACCGAAAAAGAGAATTACATTAAAACAGCATAAGAATAGAAGAGAAACTAAAACACATGCACGCATGAAGGTAAGACCATGTGCATCGGTGTAGTTTTGGGCCGTCCCTCgttatttttcgttttaaaataaatagaaaaagcCCAATTCAGAAGAAACGTCTCTTTATTTGGGACGTTTTTCGTCCGTCTACTTGGACGCGTGGATGTTCTGATTGGTTGAAGATTTTTTATAgggttaaaacaaaagaatttctCGAGACAAATTTCTAGAGAGAAGATGGCGACGGTTCTGTGTTGATCTTCTCTCACGGTGACGATCCGATCCGATCTTCTCTCCCGGCGACGAATTCCCGTAGCTGGTTCCGCGCGACGATCCGATTGGTTCCGGTTCGAGAATCTCGTCTCTTGCGTGGTGCCGTGCTGGTTCTAATGGGCTGCCTTCTGGtcgtttgttttcttctagCATCGATGGCTCCATTTCTGAATGGGATCTTTTCGATTTGAAGCAGAAGGTTTTAACATCTCTCAACGTCTCATACTTCAGGTTCTCTTATttacagtgtttttttttgtcgtatttagatttttgtttaaatgcAGATTGTGCTGGAGTCAATTGGAATCTCAATCTGGCAAATGGCGTTGGCTCCGGTTAATCTACCCTCAGttgaagtgaagaagatgatgattctgaCTCTGATGAGTTTCATGAGCTAGTATCAGAGGATACATATAGGCTCCTTGCTGCTGCTTTCTTTGAGGTACATAGGATGATGATGTTTGACTTTTAACATTGtttgcttttatatttcttgtatTGAGGATATATATTCTTACTATAGGTGTTCAGTTCTTATGAGTGGAGACAGTATCANTCAGAAGAAACGTCTCTTTATTTGGGACGTTTTTCGTCCGTCTACTTGGACGCGTGGATGTTCTGATTGGTTGAAGATTTTTTATAgggttaaaacaaaagaatttctCGAGACAAATTTCTAGAGAGAAGATGGCGACGGTTCTGTGTTGATCTTCTCTCACGGTGACGATCCGATCCGATCTTCTCTCCCGGCGACGAATTCCCGTAGCTGGTTCCGCGCGACGATCCGATTGGTTCCGGTTCGAGAATCTCGTCTCTTGCGTGGTGTCGTGCTGGTTCTAATGGGCTGCCTTCTGGtcgtttgttttcttctagCATCGATGGCTCCATTTCTGAATGGGATCTTTTCGATTTGAAGCAGAAGGTTTTAACATCTCTCAACGTCTCATACTTCAGGTTCTCTTATttacagtgtttttttttgtcgtatttagatttttgtttaaatgcAGATTGTGCTGGAGTCAATTGGAATCTCAATCTGGCAAATGGCGTTGGCTCCGGTTAATTTACCCTCAGTTGATGTAGAAGGTAAAGCTAAAGAGATTGAGAATGGATACTTGAGTGAGAAATCGAATGATGAGGAAGAGAGTGGtggaagtgaagaagatgatgattctgaCTCTGATGAGTTTCATGAGCTAGTATCAGAGGATACATATAGGCTCCTTGCTGCTTCTTTCTTTGAGGTACATAGGATGATGATGTTTGACTTTTAACATTGTTTGCTGCACAAAGGTGATGTCAATACCCTTGCAGCATGGTATTCATTCAATTGGTTTGTTACCTTGATACAGTCATATAAGGCAAAGATATCAGATTTTGGATTGGCGAAATTAGGTCCTTCCGCGAGTCAATCTCACATCACAACACGGGTTATGGGTACACAAGGTTACGCAGCTCCAGAGTATGTTGCTACAGGTACTACAAcgtctcgtcttcttcttggtcCTTTTGGTTTTCATCACAACACGGGTTATGTGAACATGTTGGTTGCTTCTAACAGGTCATTTGTATGTAAAGAGCGATGTTTACGGGTTTGGCGTTGTCTTGGTTGAGATCTTAACTAGTTTACATGCACTTGATGGGATCACACTTGTGTTCAAAGCTAGAATCTTTGTCATCAAAGATTAAGCAAGCTT from Camelina sativa cultivar DH55 chromosome 7, Cs, whole genome shotgun sequence includes the following:
- the LOC104705186 gene encoding acid beta-fructofuranosidase 3, vacuolar-like; this encodes MASSEALLLPVTYPQDPLSKSRSNPIPETSRRRPIKVLIAVFSSLILIALYVALTDTHEGSNDETATESRASLAGVSEKDNERFWKVSGRKRETFPWNDTMLSWQHTVFHFQPEKHWMNDPNGPLFYKGWYHFFYQHNPYGTVWGNIVWGHAVSKDLIHWLYLPIAMVPDQWYDVNGVITGSATFLDDGSIVMLYTGITGEFVQVQNLAYPEDPSDPLLLKWVKFSGNPILLPPPGIGAKDFRDPTTAWKTSSGKWRIAIGSKINRTGVSLLYDTTDFKTYELLDTLLHQVSNTGEWECVDFYPVSKTEVIGLDTSVKGPDVKHVVKASMDDTRMDLYAIGTYFDSNATWIPD
- the LOC104705187 gene encoding pentatricopeptide repeat-containing protein At1g63400-like gives rise to the protein MMKLGYEPSIVTLSSLVNGFCHGKRISDVVALVDQMVEMGYEPNTVTFTTLIHGLFLHNKASEAVALVDRMAEKGCQPNLVTYGVVVNGLCKRGDIDLALHLLKKMEGGKVDPGVVIYTTIIDSLCRYRHVNDALNLFNEMEKKGIRPDVVTYSSLVSCLCHYGRWNDASQLLRDMIERKVNPDVVTFSALIDAFVKEGKLTEAEKLYEEMIKRSIDPNIVTFNSLINGFCMHDRLNEAKQMFSLMVSKDCLPNIVTYNTLIKGFCKCKRVDDAMEVFREISQRV